From the genome of Armatimonadota bacterium, one region includes:
- a CDS encoding diacylglycerol kinase — MNEKTKTPAISDDIHDYEQAKPPVRPKTVLESFKYAVDGILDVFRTQKHMRFHFVTVVMVLLVALIFGLDKKDILVLLFTISMVLVAEMFNTSIEAVVDLVTQTYHPLAKFAKDAAAGAVLIATGMAILVGCLLFLGDQSFSRVSGARSEGPDSLMKVLLAGIVLLVLVTIIKALGSRGKLLKGGVCSGHSAAGFFLAATILYLSKDALTVIVALIMALLIAQSRVEAKIHTMQEVVTGALLAMLLSALVYWVTPS, encoded by the coding sequence ATGAACGAGAAGACCAAAACCCCGGCGATAAGCGACGACATACACGACTACGAGCAGGCCAAGCCGCCGGTCAGGCCGAAGACGGTCCTCGAAAGCTTCAAGTACGCCGTAGACGGCATACTCGACGTCTTCCGCACGCAGAAGCACATGCGGTTCCACTTCGTGACCGTGGTCATGGTGCTTCTCGTCGCGCTGATATTCGGGCTGGACAAGAAGGACATACTCGTCCTGCTGTTCACGATCTCGATGGTCCTCGTCGCCGAGATGTTCAACACGTCCATCGAGGCCGTCGTTGATCTCGTGACGCAGACGTACCACCCGCTCGCCAAGTTCGCCAAAGACGCGGCGGCGGGAGCGGTGCTCATCGCCACCGGGATGGCGATCCTCGTCGGATGCCTGCTCTTCCTGGGCGATCAGTCGTTCAGCCGCGTCAGCGGGGCGAGGTCGGAAGGGCCGGACAGCCTCATGAAGGTCCTGCTGGCGGGGATCGTCCTGCTGGTGCTGGTGACGATCATAAAGGCCCTGGGCTCGCGCGGGAAGCTTCTCAAAGGCGGCGTCTGCAGCGGTCATTCAGCGGCCGGGTTCTTCCTCGCGGCGACGATCCTGTACCTGTCGAAAGACGCCCTCACCGTGATAGTCGCACTGATAATGGCGCTTCTCATCGCGCAGAGCCGCGTGGAAGCGAAGATACATACCATGCAGGAGGTCGTGACCGGGGCCCTCCTGGCGATGCTCCTCTCGGCGCTCGTGTACTGGGTCACGCCGTCGTAG
- the ybeY gene encoding rRNA maturation RNase YbeY, with protein sequence MEILIKNLQSLRVNQESLIRVANKLLQVEDLSYSPEISIVLTDDEHIHRLNRDYRGKDRPTDVLSFQQLDEDETVSAPDEPVLLGDVVISVETAARQASERGKPLDEELSLLVAHGILHLLGYDDETDEGAEKMREREAAVLERI encoded by the coding sequence ATGGAAATACTGATAAAGAACCTGCAGTCGCTGCGGGTGAACCAGGAAAGCCTGATCAGAGTCGCGAACAAGTTGTTGCAGGTTGAGGATTTGTCGTATTCTCCCGAAATAAGTATAGTGCTCACGGACGACGAGCACATTCATCGGCTGAACAGGGACTACCGGGGGAAGGACCGCCCGACCGACGTGTTGTCCTTCCAACAGCTCGATGAGGATGAGACCGTTTCGGCGCCGGACGAGCCGGTGCTTCTCGGTGACGTGGTCATCTCCGTGGAGACCGCGGCGAGACAGGCTTCGGAGCGGGGCAAGCCGCTCGACGAGGAGCTGTCGCTTCTCGTGGCGCATGGGATTCTTCACCTGCTCGGATATGACGACGAAACCGACGAAGGCGCGGAGAAGATGCGCGAGCGCGAGGCGGCGGTTCTGGAAAGAATATAG